Proteins encoded together in one Octopus bimaculoides isolate UCB-OBI-ISO-001 chromosome 24, ASM119413v2, whole genome shotgun sequence window:
- the LOC106878681 gene encoding ATP-dependent DNA helicase Q4 has protein sequence MEKLKNLKMALKTWEANFLKENGRKPNSEDIGLSSENIRSAYSRYYQLKKQLANCSADHSSIKDDENTVWGKEFNRTPENNSDGHRNSSSDDLKVKQAMYLEKLSTKMFINSKRCDAMKKIANKNLLQQKSAKKEENSKRAKTNCNLSDLNTSENDISLASTPEEKNVSSSETGVESSGTKVVDDSSPEESLQLNHSGLFKNVLNISSRKRNVKSDATDSLVIPRLIHETKNHKFSLSASIADYADEEISTDPVLNRDFKDNVKTSFDSFPNSQDNSDSKRESNDMQNIDFQLDHVGPELRTSKDTQRNNKDNSFNKNTIPVKLELKRQMSPESNKAKRRKISVDTALNTSMSCSNNGETTSVKDSGPYSVCDKDCFSSTEISKEKIPRLQESVECSSSSGTNDSTLKPVKSSNTKQTKKTFAAPKMSQINKSENFVRLNMKVKRFSKKGQGTKGAKFKRLEWKRKMRAKQKSYGERCFRCGENGHWAKNCKNVPNSQRNKNIQHEQTNAEYSSSSVLEEDYLTLSQAVSISKGESLSSCVEQDELEIERSVVRDPYEMFNKFIAYRKSTEPYLVPNDDGTLPDIPGEVYTALQKFGFSEFKDGQSQAIMRTLCGLSTLVILSTGGGKSLCYQLPAYLYGQRPKHVAIIISPLVSLMEDQVEGLPIGINGACLHTNMTHSQRELVITSVNSGKVHFLLLSPEAVIGGQKSVLTELSKDVMISFACIDEAHCLSEWSHNFRPSYLQVCKILKEKHGVQCFIGLTATATLAQSKHIAQQLGINDVQDAVIRGAPIPKNLVLTVSRDIYRDESLIELLEGERFSKCESIIIYCTRRDQTEKIATLIRTALKDKSEQFFSSRKESANGSKSKKTPKNAAQSIAESYHAGLTAYQRKRIQKAFMSGRLWIVVATVAFGMGIDKSNVRGVIHYNMPKSFESYVQEIGRAGRDSKLSHCHLFIDKEGQDLGELKKHIYANSISRFIVKKFIQSILKPCRCLQIHARCSENLCEPNESNEDTKKDSNNLDSFLCFNHEKRICKGHEVAVSIEPLVQRLDIKEENISTLFCYLELSFPGLLRLLPLTYAKCKINCYGGAVQLQGIAKKCSPVAVAVAKQKLEGKKFCTASSVEFPVIELSDSMGWNSGIVKRELKSLQWSFDNDSGAKKSGVLVELSNLAFHFVSFGDLSDNELDHIIDYLYNRVKTQEKIELGQIQRLHQAVMSVSYNSICGCLDNVDEKRNKNLHQLIFEYFEEDSITEPSVDELSTSELSAVKYDVGQIRNDMRRFLSIYSSDHNFTGHSIARILHGIGSPCYPANIWGRVRRFWRSYLGSDFQTIVNIATEEIINYKH, from the coding sequence ATGGAAAAACTAAAGAATTTAAAGATGGCTTTAAAAacctgggaagcaaatttcttgaaagaaaatGGTAGAAAACCAAACAGTGAAGACATTGGTTTATCATCAGAAAACATCCGAAGTGCTTACTCTAGGTACTATCAATTAAAGAAACAGTTAGCCAATTGCAGTGCAGACCATTCCTCTATCAAAGACGATGAAAATACTGTATGGGGTAAAGAGTTCAATCGAACCCCAGAAAATAACAGTGATGGACACAGAAATAGTTCGTCTGATGATCTGAAGGTTAAGCAAGCCATGTATTTAGAAAAACTCAGTACCAAAATGTTCATCAATTCTAAACGATGCGATGCCatgaaaaaaattgccaacaagAATTTGTTACAACAAAAATctgcaaagaaagaagagaattcAAAAAGGGCAAAAACAAATTGCAATTTATCAGACTTGAATACATCTGAAAATGACATATCATTAGCTTCCACCCCTgaggaaaaaaatgtttcttcttcagaaacaggtgTAGAAAGTTCTGGTACCAAAGTAGTTGATGATTCCAGTCCAGAAGAATCACTGCAACTAAATCATTCTGGgttgtttaaaaatgttttgaatatctCTTCACGGAAACGAAATGTTAAAAGTGATGCAACTGATTCCTTGGTTATTCCGAGATTGATCCATGAAACCAAAAATCATAAGTTCTCTTTGTCTGCATCTATAGCTGATTACGCTGATGAGGAAATTTCCACTGATCCTGTCTTAAATAGAGATTTCAAAGATAATGTGAAGACATCTTTTGATTCTTTTCCCAATTCTCAAGATAATTCTGATTCCAAACGTGAGTCCAATGATATGCAAAATATAGATTTTCAGCTGGATCATGTTGGTCCAGAACTTAGAACTTCTAAAGatacacaaagaaataacaaagataacagttttaataaaaataccATTCCTGTTAAATTGGAACTGAAGAGACAGATGTCTCCTGAATCCAACAAAGCCAAACGAAGAAAGATTTCTGTGGATACTGCACTGAATACCTCTATGTCTTGCAGTAACAATGGGGAAACTACTTCTGTTAAAGACTCTGGACCTTACAGTGTTTGTGATAAGGACTGTTTTTCCAGTACTGAAATCAGTAAAGAAAAAATTCCAAGGCTCCAAGAATCTGTTGAATGTTCCAGCTCTTCTGGAACCAATGATTCCACCCTGAAACCAGTAAAATCTAGCAATACCAAGCAAACTAAAAAGACCTTTGCTGCTCCGAAAATGAGCCAAATaaacaaatctgaaaattttGTTCGTTTGAATATGAAGGTGAAACGATTTAGTAAAAAGGGCCAAGGAACAAAAGGAGCCAAGTTCAAAAGGTTAGaatggaaaaggaaaatgagGGCAAAACAAAAGTCATATGGAGAGAGATGTTTCCGATGTGGAGAAAATGGACACTGGGCTAAAAACTGCAAGAATGTTCCAAActctcaaagaaataaaaatatccagCATGAACAAACAAATGCAGAATATTCTTCATCAAGTGTTCTTGAAGAAGATTACCTGACACTCAGCCAAGCTGTGTCTATCTCAAAAGGAGAGTCTCTTTCCAGCTGCGTGGAACAAGATGAATTAGAAATTGAGAGATCAGTTGTAAGGGATCCATATGAAATGTTTAACAAGTTCATTGCTTATCGAAAAAGCACAGAGCCTTATTTGGTCCCAAATGATGATGGAACATTACCAGACATACCTGGTGAAGTCTATACTGCTCTACAGAAGTTTGGTTTTAGTGAGTTTAAAGATGGACAGTCACAGGCAATTATGAGAACTTTGTGTGGATTGTCAACCCTTGTCATTCTCTCTACAGGAGGCGGTAAATCGCTTTGCTACCAGTTACCTGCTTACTTGTATGGGCAACGACCGAAACATGTGGCTATTATAATTTCTCCTTTGGTGTCTTTGATGGAAGATCAGGTGGAGGGCCTGCCCATAGGAATAAATGGAGCCTGCTTGCATACTAATATGACACACAGCCAACGAGAACTCGTTATTACTTCTGTAAATTCTGGTAAAGTTCACTTCCTTCTTCTGTCCCCAGAAGCAGTCATTGGAGGTCAAAAGTCAGTTCTAACAGAGCTCAGCAAAGATGTAATGATATCATTTGCTTGTATTGACGAAGCCCATTGTCTTTCAGAATGGTCCCATAATTTCCGTCCTTCATATTTACAAGTATGCAAAATTCTCAAGGAGAAACATGGTGTACAGTGTTTCATCGGGCTTACTGCAACTGCAACATTAGCACAAAGTAAACACATAGCACAGCAACTTGGGATAAATGATGTACAAGATGCTGTGATTAGAGGAGCTCCCATACCGAAGAATCTTGTGCTTACTGTGTCAAGGGACATCTATCGAGATGAATCTCTCATTGAGCTCCTAGAAGGGGAAAGATTTTCCAAATGTGAATCAATCATTATTTATTGTACACGAAGAGACCAAACTGAGAAGATTGCAACATTAATAAGAACAGCTTTAAAAGATAAATCAGAACAATTTTTCAGCTCAAGAAAGGAATCAGCAAATGGTTCCAAATCAAAGAAGACACCAAAAAATGCTGCTCAGTCTATTGCAGAAAGTTATCATGCTGGACTGACAGCATATCAAAGAAAACGTATTCAAAAGGCTTTTATGTCTGGGAGATTGTGGATTGTTGTAGCCACTGTAGCGTTTGGCATGGGGATTGATAAATCTAATGTGCGTGGAGTGATTCATTACAATATGCCAAAAAGCTTTGAAAGTTATGTGCAAGAAATCGGTCGTGCTGGTCGAGATAGTAAACTTTCCCATTGCCATTTGTTTATTGATAAAGAAGGACAAGATTTAGGTGAGTTAAAGAAACACATCTATGCAAATTCAATTAGTCGATTCATTGTCAAAAAATTCATTCAAAGCATCTTGAAACCTTGCCGATGTCTTCAGATCCATGCCAGATGTTCCGAAAACCTATGCGAACCAAATGAAAGCAACGAAGACACCAAGAAAGATTCAAACAATCTTgattctttcctttgttttaaccacgagaaaagaatatgtaaaggTCATGAGGTAGCAGTCAGTATTGAACCCTTGGTTCAGAGATTAGATATAAAGGAAGAGAATATTTCCACTCTCTTCTGTTATTTAGAACTGTCATTCCCTGGACTTCTAAGACTGTTACCTTTAACATATGCAAAATGTAAGATAAACTGTTATGGAGGAGCTGTTCAGTTGCAGGGTATTGCAAAGAAATGTTCTCCGGTGGCTGTTGCTGTTGCCAAACAGAAACTTGAAGGGAAAAAATTCTGCACAGCTTCTTCAGTTGAATTTCCTGTGATTGAGCTGAGTGACAGCATGGGATGGAATTCAGGCATTGTGAAAAGAGAGTTGAAATCGTTGCAGTGGAGTTTTGACAATGATTCAGGTGCTAAGAAGAGTGGCGTACTTGTTGAACTATCAAACCTGGCCTTCCATTTTGTATCCTTTGGTGATTTAAGTGACAACGAACTGGATCACATAATCGACTACTTATATAACCGTGTGAAAACACAGGAGAAGATAGAGTTAGGCCAGATTCAGCGTCTACACCAAGCAGTGATGTCTGTCTCGTATAACAGTATATGCGGTTGCTTAGATAATGTCGATGAGAAACGGAATAAAAACTTGCACCAacttatttttgaatattttgaggAAGATTCTATTACTGAACCTTCTGTTGATGAACTGTCTACGTCTGAATTGTCAGCCGTCAAATATGATGTTGGTCAAATAAGAAATGACATGAGAAGGTTCCTATCAATATATTCATCTGATCACAATTTTACTGGTCACTCAATTGCTAGAATACTCCATGGTATTGGAAGTCCTTGCTATCCAGCTAACATATGGGGCAGAGTTCGTCGGTTCTGGCGATCTTATCTCGGTTCTGACTTCCAAACCATTGTTAATATTGCTACtgaagaaattataaattataagcaCTAA